The genomic window GTCGCCAACAAGATCGAGCCGTGGCAGCCGCGCTCCGAGTCGGTGCCGGTGCTGTGGCGCTACCGGGATTTGCGCGAGCACGTGCTGCGCTCGGTGGGTCTGGTGACGCCCGAGAAAGCGGGCCGGCGCGTGGTGTACCTGGACAACCCCGGCCGCCGCGACGTGGCCGCTGCTGTGGGCTGGCTTTACTCCGGCCTGCAGGTCATGCACCCGGGCGAGCGCGCCTCGGCGCATGCGCACTCCTCGTCGGCGCTGCGCTTCATCATGGAAGGGCGCGGGGCCTACACCATCGTCGACGGGCACAAGCTGACGCTGGGCGCCAACGACTTCGTGATCACGCCCAATGGCTCCTGGCACGAGCACGGCGTCGAGGCCGACGGCCTGCCCTGCATCTGGCAGGACGGCCTGGACATTCCCCTGGTCAACGCGCTGGAGGCGGGTTTCTACGCCGTGCATCCGGACCTGCAGCAAGCGGTCGGGTTTCCGGTCAACGACTCGGTCGACATCTGGGGGGCAGCAGGCCTCCGGCCGCAGGACGCGGGCTGGAACAAGCCCTTTTCCCCGCTGTTCAAGTACCAGTGGGAGCCCACCTACGAGGCCCTGCGGCGCCATGCCGGCGCCCATGCGGACAACCCCTTCGATGGCGCGCTGATGCACTACACCAACCCCGCCAGCGGCGGCCACGTGATGGCCACCATGGGCGCCAGCATGCAGCTGCTGCGCCCGGGCTTTGCCGGCAAGGCGCACCGCCACACCGGCAGCTTCCTCTACCAGGTCTCCAAGGGCCGGGGCTACTCCATCATCAACGGCCAGCGCTTCGACTGGCAGGAGCGCGACATCTTCTGCGTGCCGTCCTGGGCCTGGCACGAGCATGCCAACGCCTCGGCCAGCGAAGACGCCTGCCTGTTCTGCTTCAACGACCTGCCGGTGATGGAAAAGCTGGCGCTGTACCGCGAGGAGGCGCTGGCCGACAACGGCGGGCACCAGCCGGTGGTGGCCAAGCCCTGATTTCTGTCATCTGAAAACGAAAGCACCGATTCATGCGACTGATTACGTACCGCACCCATGCCGCCGCGGCAGCCCGGCTGGGCGCCATCGTGGACGATCTGGTGATCGACCTGCAGGCCCTGGGCGAGCACGCCGGCCAGGCGATCCCCGGCGACATGCTGGCCTTCATCGACCTGGGGCCGCACGCCGTGGCCAGCACCAGCACGCTGCTCGCCAGCTATCGCGGCAAATGGCCGCTGGGCGTGGCGCTGCCGCTGGTCAATGCCGACCTGCTGGCGCCCATCCCGCGCCCGCGCAAGAACGTGTTCGGCATCGGACTGAACTACGTCGAGCACGTGGCCGAATCCAGTCGCACGCTGGACACCTCCAAGGAGCTGCCCAAGCAGCCGGTGATCTTCTCCAAGCCGCCCACCAGCGTGATCGGCCCTGACGCGGCGATCGAGCACAACGCCGACATCACCCAGCAGCTCGACTGGGAGGTGGAACTGGCCGTGGTGATGGGCCGGCGCGCCAGGCGCGTGAGCGAGGCCGACGCCATGGGCCACGTGTTCGGCTACACCGTGCTCAACGACATCAGCGCGCGCGACAACCGCCGCGCCGGTCAGTGGATTTACTCCAAGGGCCAGGACACCTTCTGCCCCATGGGACCGATGATCGTGACGGCCGACGAAATCCCCGACCCCAACAACCTCAACCTGTGGCTCAAGGTCAACGGGGTGGAAAAGCAGAATTCCAACACGCGCCACCTGCTGTTCAAGATTCCCACCCTGATCGCCGACATCAGCGCCGCCATGACGCTGGAGCCCGGCGACATCATCGCCACCGGCACGCCGGCCGGCGTGGGCGCGGGCCGCACGCCCCAGGAGTGGCTGTGGCCCGGCGACGTGGTCGAGGCCTGCGTCGAAGGCATCGGCACCTTGCGCAACCCGGTGGTCAACCGCACGCGCGAGCCGCGCAAGGCCTGAACGGTGACCCGCGCATCGCCACGCCGTGCCGGCACCGCCGGCCGCAGACACTGCCTGGCCGCCTGCCTCATGGCGCTGGCCAGCCCGTTGACCGCCCGCCATGCCCTGGCGCAGCCCGGGTCTTGGCCAGGCAAGCCGGTGCGGCTGGTCGTCGGCCTGGCGCCCGGGGGCCTGGCCGACGTGCTGGCACGCGCCGTCCAGCCGCACCTGGCCCAAGCCTTGGGCCAGCCGGTGCTGGTCGACAACCGCAGCGGCGCCGGCGGCAACGTGGCCGGCGCCGAGGTCGTGCACAACGGCAACGACGGGCACACCTTCCTGCTCGTTCCCTCAACCCTTGAGTCGGTCAACCCGTCGATGTTCTCGAAGATGCCGTTCGATCCGCAGCGCGACCTGCGGCCGGCGGCGCAACTGGCCAACAGCCAGTTGTTCCTCTTCGTGCGCGCCTCCCTGGGGGTGGACACGCTTGAGGCCTTCATCGCGCATGCCAAGAAGAACCCCGACAAGCTCAGCTACGGCTCCGCCGGCAACGGAACCACGCCCCACCTGGCCGCCGAACTGCTGAAACAGGCCAGCGGCATCACGGCCGCCCACGCGCCCTACCGGGGCGTTGCGCCCGCGATGCAGGATCTGATGGCGGGCCAGATCGACTTCGCCTTTGGCCCTGCAACCCTGTTTCCCATGGTTCAGGCGGGCAAGCTGAAGGTGCTCGCGGTGGCCAGCCGCCAGCGCGCGGCCGTGGCGCCCGAGATCCGCACTTTCGTCGAAGCCGGCATCGACGGCGTGTTTGCCGATAGCCTGTTCGGCATCTACGCGCCTGCCGGCCTGCGTGCGGACGCGATCGAGCGGTTCCACACCGAACTCAACAAGGTCTTGCGGCGCCCGGACATCCAGCGCCGCTTCCTCGAGGCCGGTGCAGAGGCCGAGCCCCTGTCGATCGCCGACTACACCGCGCGCGTGCAGGCCGAAAAGCGCCTGTTCAGCGGCGTGGTCAAGGCCCTCAACCTGAAGGCGGACTGAGAAGCTGCGAACGAACCCCTCATGCCCGCCTTGATCACCCAAACCCGCCCGCTCGGCGTTGCAAATGCTCGCCGTAGCCCGAGCTACGGCTGCGCTTTGCGCCTTGATCGGACACGTTTGGACGATCCTTTCGGGCACTCGCGATTCATTCACAGCTTCTGAGCCTTCCGCACGAACCCCATTTGCCACCCCTTTCCAACCGGAGTATTCCCGTGCTCAAGCAACTCTCCCTGTTCGCTTTGTCCAGCCTGCTCGCCGGCACCGCCCTGGCGGCCGACCCGGTCAAGATCGGCTTCATCACCACCTTGTCCACCCCCGCCGGCTACATCGGCGAGGACCTGCGCGACGGCTTCTCGCTGGCCCTCAAGCAGGGCGGCGGCAAGCTCGGCGGCGTGCCGGTCGAACTGGTGGTGGAGGATGACGGCCTCAAGCCCGCCAACGCCAAGCAGGCGGCCGACCGCATGGTGCAGTCGGGCATCAAGCTGTTTACCGGCGTCAACTTTTCCAACGTGCTGGCCGCCGTGGTGCCCGACGTGCTCAAGGCCGGCGACCTCTACGTCAGCGCCAACCCTGGCCCCTCGGTGTTTGCCGGCGAGAAGTGCAACCCCAACTACTTCGTCGCCTCCTACCAGAACGATGCCTTCCACACCGCCGGCGGCGTGGCGGCCAACGAGCTGGGCTTCAAGCGCGTGGTGATCCTGGCGCCCAACTACCAGGCTGGGCGCGACGCGCTGGCCGGCTTCAAGCAAACGTACAAGGGAGAGGTGCTGGCCGAGATCTACACCAAGCTCGACCAGTCCGACTTCTCGGTCGAGATCGCGCGCATCCGCTCGCTCGCGCCCGACGCCATCTACCAGTTCCACCCGGGCGGCGCCGGCATCAACTTTGCCAAGCAGTACGGCAACGCCGGCCTGGGCAAGACCATCCCGATGCTGATGCCGGGCTTTTCCATGGATGCGCGCATGCTGGCGGCCACGGGCAACGCCGCCGAAGGCTTCTACACCACGGGCATCTGGTCGGTGGCGTTCGACTCGGCCAACTCCAAGAAATTCGTGCAGGACTTCAAGGCCGCGTACGGGCGCATCCCCACCGACTATGCCATGCAGGCCTACGACACGGCTCAGTGGATTGCCTCGGGCCTGAAGGCCGTGGGGGGCGACTTGAACAAGACGGCCGATTTCCGCGCCGCCATGCGCAAGGCCGACTTCAGCTCGCTGCGCGGCAAGTTCGCCCTCAACACCAACCAGCATCCGATCCAGGACCTGTACCTGATGCGGATCGAGAAAAACGCCCAGGGTGAGCTGGCGCCCAAGGTCGTGCGCAAGATCGTCAGCGACGACCGCGACAGCTACGCCGCGGCCTGCAAGATGCCGTCATGACGCTGCTGCTCGAGCAAGTCCTCAACGGGCTGCAGTTCGGGGCCATGCTCTTCATGCTGGCCTCGGGCCTGACGCTCATCTTCGGCATCATGGGGGTGGTCAACCTCACCCACGGCTCGTTCTACATGGTGGGCGCCTATTGCGCGGCCTTCGCGCTGGGCAAGACCGGCTCGTTCGCCGCCGCCGTGCTGGCGGCCCTGCTGGGCGCCGGCGGCTACGGCCTGCTGGTCGAGGCTACGGTCATCCGGCGCCTGTACCAGCGCGACCACCTCTACCAGGTGCTGGCCACCTTCGGGCTGATCCTGTTCACCAACGAGGC from Burkholderiaceae bacterium includes these protein-coding regions:
- a CDS encoding cupin domain-containing protein, whose amino-acid sequence is MAQQTYDDHRESVAGRADVADTPELVAYYKELERLKTGALWTVANKIEPWQPRSESVPVLWRYRDLREHVLRSVGLVTPEKAGRRVVYLDNPGRRDVAAAVGWLYSGLQVMHPGERASAHAHSSSALRFIMEGRGAYTIVDGHKLTLGANDFVITPNGSWHEHGVEADGLPCIWQDGLDIPLVNALEAGFYAVHPDLQQAVGFPVNDSVDIWGAAGLRPQDAGWNKPFSPLFKYQWEPTYEALRRHAGAHADNPFDGALMHYTNPASGGHVMATMGASMQLLRPGFAGKAHRHTGSFLYQVSKGRGYSIINGQRFDWQERDIFCVPSWAWHEHANASASEDACLFCFNDLPVMEKLALYREEALADNGGHQPVVAKP
- a CDS encoding fumarylacetoacetate hydrolase family protein; the encoded protein is MRLITYRTHAAAAARLGAIVDDLVIDLQALGEHAGQAIPGDMLAFIDLGPHAVASTSTLLASYRGKWPLGVALPLVNADLLAPIPRPRKNVFGIGLNYVEHVAESSRTLDTSKELPKQPVIFSKPPTSVIGPDAAIEHNADITQQLDWEVELAVVMGRRARRVSEADAMGHVFGYTVLNDISARDNRRAGQWIYSKGQDTFCPMGPMIVTADEIPDPNNLNLWLKVNGVEKQNSNTRHLLFKIPTLIADISAAMTLEPGDIIATGTPAGVGAGRTPQEWLWPGDVVEACVEGIGTLRNPVVNRTREPRKA
- a CDS encoding tripartite tricarboxylate transporter substrate binding protein yields the protein MALASPLTARHALAQPGSWPGKPVRLVVGLAPGGLADVLARAVQPHLAQALGQPVLVDNRSGAGGNVAGAEVVHNGNDGHTFLLVPSTLESVNPSMFSKMPFDPQRDLRPAAQLANSQLFLFVRASLGVDTLEAFIAHAKKNPDKLSYGSAGNGTTPHLAAELLKQASGITAAHAPYRGVAPAMQDLMAGQIDFAFGPATLFPMVQAGKLKVLAVASRQRAAVAPEIRTFVEAGIDGVFADSLFGIYAPAGLRADAIERFHTELNKVLRRPDIQRRFLEAGAEAEPLSIADYTARVQAEKRLFSGVVKALNLKAD
- a CDS encoding ABC transporter substrate-binding protein, which produces MLKQLSLFALSSLLAGTALAADPVKIGFITTLSTPAGYIGEDLRDGFSLALKQGGGKLGGVPVELVVEDDGLKPANAKQAADRMVQSGIKLFTGVNFSNVLAAVVPDVLKAGDLYVSANPGPSVFAGEKCNPNYFVASYQNDAFHTAGGVAANELGFKRVVILAPNYQAGRDALAGFKQTYKGEVLAEIYTKLDQSDFSVEIARIRSLAPDAIYQFHPGGAGINFAKQYGNAGLGKTIPMLMPGFSMDARMLAATGNAAEGFYTTGIWSVAFDSANSKKFVQDFKAAYGRIPTDYAMQAYDTAQWIASGLKAVGGDLNKTADFRAAMRKADFSSLRGKFALNTNQHPIQDLYLMRIEKNAQGELAPKVVRKIVSDDRDSYAAACKMPS